One segment of Ricinus communis isolate WT05 ecotype wild-type chromosome 8, ASM1957865v1, whole genome shotgun sequence DNA contains the following:
- the LOC8273789 gene encoding protein SAWADEE HOMEODOMAIN HOMOLOG 1 isoform X3 has protein sequence MVEMENIYKELGEESLDSEFCERLATSFSFTANRAGKPAITWEQVQSWFEDRQKESRPRVSPSPLSLKLFVDLSNAKISSDAPESSRNSKGKVTDLSELIFEARSSRDNAWYDVAAFLNYRVLSTGELEARVRFSGFRNTDDEWVNVKRAVRERSIPLEPSECHRVKVGDLVLCFRERFDQAVYCDAHVVGIQRRPHEAASCRCIFVVRYDHDNTEEAAQLERLCCRPTQ, from the exons ATGGTggaaatggaaaatatttacaaGGAGTTAGGAGAAGAATCACTAGATTCAGAGTTTTGCGAGAGGCTTGCAACTAGTTTTAG TTTCACGGCAAATCGCGCAGGAAAGCCAGCAATAACATGGGAACAG GTACAAAGTTGGTTTGAGGATAGACAAAAGGAATCAAGACCTAGAGTCTCTCCTTCACCTTTGTCCCTGAAATTATTCGTTGATCTTTCTAATGCTAAGATTTCAAGTGATGCACCTGAAAGTTCTCGAAATTCTAAAG GTAAGGTCACCGATCTCTCTGAGTTAATATTTGAAGCTAGATCATCAAGAGACAATGCTTG GTATGATGTTGCTGCTTTCCTCAACTACAGAGTTCTTAGTACTGGTGAACTT GAAGCGCGCGTAAGATTTTCTGGGTTTCGTAATACAGATGATGAGTGGGTCAATGTGAAAAGAGCAGTACGAGAACGATCTATTCCCTTAGAACCTTCAGAATGTCACAGGGTGAAAGTTGGAGATCTTGTACTGTGCTTTAGG GAGCGCTTTGATCAAGCAGTCTACTGTGATGCACATGTGGTGGGAATCCAAAGGCGACCACATGAGGCTGCAAGCTGCAGATGCATCTTTGTTGTTCGTTATGACCATGACAACACCGAG GAAGCTGCTCAATTAGAGAGGTTGTGCTGCAGACCGACGCAATAG
- the LOC8273789 gene encoding protein SAWADEE HOMEODOMAIN HOMOLOG 1 isoform X2: protein MLCLLLDKFKNCASDFQQFVSKFFFWISTFVPFAFGELVGLFLFVPETWINIALSCPSGLLNGYSLNLCCNMFQTSMRLYHFQTSMQISCNKIFSKVTDLSELIFEARSSRDNAWYDVAAFLNYRVLSTGELEARVRFSGFRNTDDEWVNVKRAVRERSIPLEPSECHRVKVGDLVLCFRERFDQAVYCDAHVVGIQRRPHEAASCRCIFVVRYDHDNTEEAAQLERLCCRPTQ from the exons ATGCTTTGTCTTCTATTAGATAAGTTCAAAAATTGTGCCTCTGATTTTCAACAATTTGTTTCCAAGTTCTTCTTCTGGATATCCACTTTTGTCCCTTTTGCTTTTGGTGAACTGGTAGGTTTATTCTTATTTGTGCCTGAAACGTGGATCAATATTGCTCTGTCCTGTCCATCTGGGCTTCTAAATGGTTATTCATTAAATCTATGTTGCAACATGTTTCAAACATCAATGAGGTTGTATCACTTCCAGACTTCTATGCAAATCTCCTGCAACAAAATTTTCA GTAAGGTCACCGATCTCTCTGAGTTAATATTTGAAGCTAGATCATCAAGAGACAATGCTTG GTATGATGTTGCTGCTTTCCTCAACTACAGAGTTCTTAGTACTGGTGAACTT GAAGCGCGCGTAAGATTTTCTGGGTTTCGTAATACAGATGATGAGTGGGTCAATGTGAAAAGAGCAGTACGAGAACGATCTATTCCCTTAGAACCTTCAGAATGTCACAGGGTGAAAGTTGGAGATCTTGTACTGTGCTTTAGG GAGCGCTTTGATCAAGCAGTCTACTGTGATGCACATGTGGTGGGAATCCAAAGGCGACCACATGAGGCTGCAAGCTGCAGATGCATCTTTGTTGTTCGTTATGACCATGACAACACCGAG GAAGCTGCTCAATTAGAGAGGTTGTGCTGCAGACCGACGCAATAG
- the LOC8273789 gene encoding protein SAWADEE HOMEODOMAIN HOMOLOG 1 isoform X1, with amino-acid sequence MGSPSEFTLAEMVEMENIYKELGEESLDSEFCERLATSFSFTANRAGKPAITWEQVQSWFEDRQKESRPRVSPSPLSLKLFVDLSNAKISSDAPESSRNSKGKVTDLSELIFEARSSRDNAWYDVAAFLNYRVLSTGELEARVRFSGFRNTDDEWVNVKRAVRERSIPLEPSECHRVKVGDLVLCFRERFDQAVYCDAHVVGIQRRPHEAASCRCIFVVRYDHDNTEEAAQLERLCCRPTQ; translated from the exons ATGGGTTCTCCTTCTGAGTTCACACTTGCTGAG ATGGTggaaatggaaaatatttacaaGGAGTTAGGAGAAGAATCACTAGATTCAGAGTTTTGCGAGAGGCTTGCAACTAGTTTTAG TTTCACGGCAAATCGCGCAGGAAAGCCAGCAATAACATGGGAACAG GTACAAAGTTGGTTTGAGGATAGACAAAAGGAATCAAGACCTAGAGTCTCTCCTTCACCTTTGTCCCTGAAATTATTCGTTGATCTTTCTAATGCTAAGATTTCAAGTGATGCACCTGAAAGTTCTCGAAATTCTAAAG GTAAGGTCACCGATCTCTCTGAGTTAATATTTGAAGCTAGATCATCAAGAGACAATGCTTG GTATGATGTTGCTGCTTTCCTCAACTACAGAGTTCTTAGTACTGGTGAACTT GAAGCGCGCGTAAGATTTTCTGGGTTTCGTAATACAGATGATGAGTGGGTCAATGTGAAAAGAGCAGTACGAGAACGATCTATTCCCTTAGAACCTTCAGAATGTCACAGGGTGAAAGTTGGAGATCTTGTACTGTGCTTTAGG GAGCGCTTTGATCAAGCAGTCTACTGTGATGCACATGTGGTGGGAATCCAAAGGCGACCACATGAGGCTGCAAGCTGCAGATGCATCTTTGTTGTTCGTTATGACCATGACAACACCGAG GAAGCTGCTCAATTAGAGAGGTTGTGCTGCAGACCGACGCAATAG
- the LOC107261001 gene encoding uncharacterized mitochondrial protein AtMg00810-like, with the protein MKDELDALELNNTYTIVPLPVTQKVVGSIHGWSLSQLDINNAFLNGDLYEDALMELPLGYQLQGELAKGHESGLEIARSRFGISICQRKYVLELLEEFGHLGTKPSSIPIEVNHKLAHTDENLLKNPTEYRKLVGKLLHLTLTRPDISYVVHVLTKYMDKPTEVHLQAAFKVLRYLKTASGQGIFMSTNSELKLRSYTYSNWAGYIEIRKSLSSFCIFIGNSLVSWKSKK; encoded by the exons ATGAAAGATGAATTGGATGcattagaattaaataacaccTACACCATTGTCCCTTTACCCGTCACACAAAAGGTAGTTGGTT CTATTCATGGTTGGAGTCTCTCTCAACTTGACATTAATAATGCCTTTCTGAATGGAGATCTATATGAGGATGCTTTGATGGAGTTACCTCTTGGATATCAACTTCAAGGGGAGCTAGCCAAGGGACATGAATCTG GGCTTGAAATAGCCAGATCAAGATTTGGGATATCCATCTGTCAAAGGAAGTACGTCCTTGAACTTTTGGAGGAATTTGGTCACTTAGGAACTAAGCCTTCTTCTATTCCTATAGAAGTTAATCACAAATTGGCACATACTGATGAGAATTTATTGAAGAATCCTACTGAGTACAGGAAATTGGTGGGTAAATTGTTACACTTAACTCTGACTAGACCTGACATAAGTTATGTTGTGCATGTTTTGACTAAATACATGGATAAACCAACAGAAGTCCATTTACAGGCTGCTTTTAAGGTATTGAGATATCTAAAAACAGCTTCTGGTCAAGGTATCTTTATGTCTACAAACTCAGAATTAAAACTAAGGAGTTACACTTATAGTAATTGGGCAGGCTACATTGAGATAAGAAAATCTTTATCTAGCTTTTGCATATTTATTGGTAATTCTTTAGTGAGCTGGAAATCTAAAAAGTAG
- the LOC8273790 gene encoding casein kinase 1-like protein HD16, producing the protein MPVLRSGARRGRGAAASAGRRAKQQEEDQGIATRTRRRRAAAAAAATGAALPNTKNKDKDKEEDQQLQQQQQVVQENIIVAAEAAAEINQNNNNNKEEEKEEEVGEKEMDGYEDNDSGGAESKDNEANAADDEGLPAPLPDKVQVGGSPLYKVEKKLGKGGFGQVYVGRRVSPTNTNDRTGPGAVEVALKFEHRSSKGCNYGPPHEWQVYSFLGGSHGIPRVHYKGRQGDYYVMVMDILGPSLWDVWNSKSQSMSVEMVVCIAIEAISILEKMHSRGYVHGDVKPENFLLGSPGTPDEKKLFLVDLGLATRWRDTSTGLHVEYDQRPDVFRGTVRYASVHAHLGRTASRRDDLESLAYTLIFLLKGRLPWQGYQGENKGFLVCKKKMATSPEALCCFCPQPFRRFVEYVVNLKFNEVPNYAKCISLIDGILCLSPDIRPINTEGAEKLIGHKRGRLFMEDDEEEEEDEQPKKKVRMGMAATQWISVYNARKPMKQRYHYNVTDARLAQHIEKGNEDGLFISSVASSQNLWALIMDAGTSYTAQIYELSPHFLHKEWIMEHWEKNYYISAIAGAANGSSLVVMSKGTLYLQQSYKVSESFPFKWINKKWKEGFCVTAMATSGSRWGVVMSRGSGFARQVVELDFLYPSEGIHRRWDHGYRITATAATSDQAAFVLSVPRRKPQDETQETLRTSAFPSTHVKEKWAKNLYIASICYGRTVS; encoded by the exons ATGCCGGTACTGCGTAGCGGAGCACGCAGGGGCCGGGGAGCAGCAGCCTCAGCAGGAAGAAGAGCAAAGCAACAAGAAGAAGACCAGGGTATCGCTACAAGAACACGAAGAAGACgtgcagcagcagcagcagcagccaCTGGTGCTGCACTGcctaatactaaaaataaggataaagataaagagGAGGACCAGCAATTGCAGCAACAGCAACAGGTAgtacaagaaaatataattgttgCTGCTGAAGCAGCGGCGGAGATTAATCagaacaacaacaataataaggaggaggaaaaagaagaggaagttgGAGAGAAGGAGATGGATGGGTATGAAGATAATGATAGCGGCGGTGCCGAGAGTAAAGATAATGAAGCCAATGCTGCTGATGATGAGGGGCTTCCTGCTCCTTTACCGGACAAG GTTCAGGTTGGTGGTTCCCCACTGTACAAAGTAGAGAAAAAGTTAGGCAAGGGTGGCTTTGGTCAAGTGTATGTTGGTCGACGTGTTTCTCCTACTAATACAAATGATAGAACTGGCCCTGGAGCTGTAGAG GTGGCCTTAAAATTTGAGCACAGAAGCAGTAAAGGATGTAATTATGGACCGCCACATGAGTGGCAAGTTTACAG CTTTCTTGGGGGCAGCCATGGTATACCACGAGTACACTACAAGGGTAGGCAAGGTGACTATTATGTCATG GTTATGGACATACTGGGTCCGAGCTTGTGGGATGTCTGGAATAGTAAATCTCAGTC AATGTCAGTTGAAATGGTTGTCTGTATTGCTATTGAAGCAATATCCATATTGGAGAAGATGCACTCTAGAGg TTATGTCCATGGAGATGTAAAGCCGGAGAATTTTCTGCTTGGATCTCCAGGAACTCCTGATGAGAAAAAGTTGTTTCTTGTTGATCTTGGATTAG CTACCAGATGGCGAGATACTTCAACTGGTCTGCATGTTGAGTATGACCAAAGGCCTGATGTCTTCAG AGGAACAGTCCGTTATGCTAGTGTGCATGCCCATTTAGGGAGAACAGCCAGTAGGAGAGATGATCTGGAATCTCTTGCCTACACCCTGATTTTCCTTCTAAAAGGTCGTTTACCTTGGCAGGGGTACCAG GGAGAGAATAAAGGGTTTCTTGTTTGTAAGAAAAAGATGGCAACATCCCCGGAGGCCCTGTGTTGCTTCTGTCCACAGCCTTTCCGACGGTTTGTTGAATATGTGGTAAACTTAAAGTTCAATGAAGTGCCTAATTATGCAAAGTGCATCTCCCTTATTGATGGGATCCTTTGTCTAAGTCCAGATATCAGGCCAATTAACACAGAGGGTGCTGAAAAG CTTATTGGTCATAAGAGAGGCCGATTGTTTATGGAAGATGatgaagaggaagaggaagatgaacaACCAAAGAAGAAGGTTCGTATGGGCATGGCAGCAACGCAATGGATTAGTGTGTACAATGCTCGTAAACCTATGAAGCAAAG GTATCACTATAACGTGACTGATGCAAGGCTTGCCCAGCACATTGAAAAGGGAAATGAGGATGGCCTGTTTATTAGCAGTGTAGCTTCATCTCAAAATCTCTGGGCGCTGATTATGGATGCCGGTACTAGTTACACTGCTCAAATCTATGAACTATCCCCACATTTTCTTCACAAG GAATGGATTATGGAGCACTGGGAGAAGAATTATTATATCAGTGCAATAGCTGGAGCTGCTAATGGAAGTTCCTTAGTTGTAATGTCTAAGG GTACTCTGTATTTGCAACAGTCTTATAAAGTTAGCGAATCATTTCCTTTCAAATGGATTAACAAAAAGTGGAAAGAGGGCTTCTGTGTTACTGCAATGGCTACCTCAGGGAGTAGATGGGGAGTTGTCATGTCTCGTGGATCAGGGTTTGCACGCCAG GTTGTTGAACTTGATTTCCTTTATCCAAGTGAAGGCATACATCGTCGGTGGGATCATGGCTATCGTATTACGGCGACTGCAGCAACTTCGGACCAGGCTGCTTTTGTTCTTAGCGTTCCAAGAAGGAAACCTCAAGATGAAACGCAGGAGACGCTTCGAACTTCTGCTTTTCCTAGCACCCATGTCAAG GAGAAATGGGCAAAGAATCTATATATTGCGTCGATTTGTTATGGTCGAACAGTCTCTTGA
- the LOC8273789 gene encoding protein SAWADEE HOMEODOMAIN HOMOLOG 1 isoform X4, with protein sequence MGSPSEFTLAEMVEMENIYKELGEESLDSEFCERLATSFSFTANRAGKPAITWEQVQSWFEDRQKESRPRVSPSPLSLKLFVDLSNAKISSDAPESSRNSKGKVTDLSELIFEARSSRDNAWYDVAAFLNYRVLSTGELEARVRFSGFRNTDDEWVNVKRAVRERSIPLEPSECHRVKVGDLVLCFRSTVMHMWWESKGDHMRLQAADASLLFVMTMTTPRKLLN encoded by the exons ATGGGTTCTCCTTCTGAGTTCACACTTGCTGAG ATGGTggaaatggaaaatatttacaaGGAGTTAGGAGAAGAATCACTAGATTCAGAGTTTTGCGAGAGGCTTGCAACTAGTTTTAG TTTCACGGCAAATCGCGCAGGAAAGCCAGCAATAACATGGGAACAG GTACAAAGTTGGTTTGAGGATAGACAAAAGGAATCAAGACCTAGAGTCTCTCCTTCACCTTTGTCCCTGAAATTATTCGTTGATCTTTCTAATGCTAAGATTTCAAGTGATGCACCTGAAAGTTCTCGAAATTCTAAAG GTAAGGTCACCGATCTCTCTGAGTTAATATTTGAAGCTAGATCATCAAGAGACAATGCTTG GTATGATGTTGCTGCTTTCCTCAACTACAGAGTTCTTAGTACTGGTGAACTT GAAGCGCGCGTAAGATTTTCTGGGTTTCGTAATACAGATGATGAGTGGGTCAATGTGAAAAGAGCAGTACGAGAACGATCTATTCCCTTAGAACCTTCAGAATGTCACAGGGTGAAAGTTGGAGATCTTGTACTGTGCTTTAGG TCTACTGTGATGCACATGTGGTGGGAATCCAAAGGCGACCACATGAGGCTGCAAGCTGCAGATGCATCTTTGTTGTTCGTTATGACCATGACAACACCGAG GAAGCTGCTCAATTAG